A single window of Chitinophaga sp. XS-30 DNA harbors:
- a CDS encoding polysaccharide lyase: protein MKANLNMLPLVVFGLLAGSCTKQDAPEEKLSASTLDQQSAAVGIAAINSSFSVNWNGYPHQSTYTSSQAAADFGNVSGWNQSRAMISNGNLRVTLLKNALSGAGGLISNIDISDGSAYELDFTIRFHSAFDWSRGGKIGFGFSIGDGNTGGDPAWDGNGGTLRMMWYQNNSGRVYFQPYVYYRDQSGQFGETWGLTYPSSGSLNRGQTYHVHMYIKSNTGSSTNGRAQILIDGNVLLDKTIRWTTNDSKRLIRMLTFHTFRGGSQSYWESSSDGYIYYDDLVVNKLAN, encoded by the coding sequence ATGAAAGCAAATCTCAACATGCTGCCCCTGGTAGTATTCGGCCTCCTGGCCGGTTCCTGCACAAAGCAGGACGCCCCTGAAGAAAAGCTGAGCGCTTCCACGCTGGATCAGCAATCCGCTGCCGTTGGCATCGCGGCTATCAACAGTTCTTTTTCCGTCAACTGGAACGGCTATCCGCACCAAAGCACGTACACCTCTTCCCAGGCGGCGGCTGATTTTGGCAATGTCAGCGGATGGAACCAGTCCCGCGCCATGATCTCCAATGGCAACCTGCGCGTTACCCTGCTAAAAAATGCCCTCTCCGGCGCCGGTGGCCTCATTTCCAACATCGACATCTCGGATGGCTCCGCCTATGAGCTTGATTTTACCATCCGGTTCCACAGCGCATTCGACTGGAGCCGCGGCGGCAAGATCGGCTTCGGCTTCTCCATCGGTGATGGCAATACCGGCGGCGACCCCGCCTGGGACGGCAATGGCGGCACCCTCCGCATGATGTGGTACCAGAACAATTCCGGCCGCGTGTACTTTCAGCCCTATGTGTACTATCGCGACCAGTCCGGACAATTCGGGGAGACCTGGGGCCTCACTTATCCCTCCAGCGGCAGCCTCAACAGGGGGCAGACCTACCATGTGCATATGTATATCAAAAGCAACACCGGCAGCAGCACCAACGGCCGCGCACAGATCCTCATCGACGGCAATGTACTGCTGGATAAGACCATCCGCTGGACGACGAATGACAGCAAACGCCTGATCCGGATGCTCACCTTCCACACCTTCCGCGGCGGCAGCCAGTCGTACTGGGAATCATCATCAGACGGATATATTTATTACGATGATCTGGTGGTGAACAAACTGGCGAATTGA
- a CDS encoding Na+/H+ antiporter, producing MENYSIVIFILAIMIGLSAMADKIRLPYPVLLVTAGIAIGFIPGMPQIIINPEIIFLIFLPPLLYDAAFNISLPEFRNNFRMISTLAFALVFLTTAGIAVTAYYVIPGMTWPLAFALGAILSATDAVAAMSITKGLGLPHKTITILEGESLINDASGLIAYRFAVAAVAGTSFVLWKASLEFVGLILGGCFIGWMLGRFLGFILKRVKDDHIVAISLTLLMPFVAYLLAETLGVSGVIAVVTGAIMVSLVMPKTIPEQTKVQSKAIWDIIIFLLNGLIFILIGLEFPYVIESIDHEDILPLIGYSFLICLVTLVIRMGRVYLQHIGLQNAFRKKNTRKNKRALLDWKNCLIIGWSGMRGIVSLATALALPHRLSDGTPFPERHTIIFIAIVVVLITLVVQGMGLPLLVKALRLHKTDQG from the coding sequence ATGGAGAACTACAGCATTGTTATTTTTATCCTCGCCATCATGATAGGTCTGTCTGCCATGGCAGACAAAATAAGGTTGCCATACCCCGTGCTGCTCGTCACGGCAGGTATCGCCATCGGCTTCATACCCGGAATGCCGCAGATCATCATCAACCCCGAGATCATCTTCCTGATCTTCCTTCCCCCGCTCCTGTACGACGCGGCGTTCAATATCTCACTGCCCGAGTTCCGGAACAACTTCAGGATGATCAGCACACTGGCCTTTGCCCTCGTGTTCCTCACCACCGCCGGTATTGCCGTTACAGCCTATTATGTCATCCCCGGGATGACCTGGCCGCTGGCCTTTGCCCTCGGCGCCATCCTCTCGGCTACGGACGCTGTTGCTGCCATGAGCATCACCAAAGGGCTGGGCCTGCCGCATAAGACCATTACCATCCTGGAAGGAGAGAGCCTTATCAACGATGCTTCCGGGCTTATTGCTTACCGTTTTGCCGTAGCAGCTGTAGCAGGTACATCGTTCGTACTGTGGAAAGCCTCGCTGGAGTTCGTGGGGTTGATCCTGGGGGGCTGTTTCATCGGATGGATGCTGGGGCGGTTCCTGGGCTTTATCCTGAAGCGTGTAAAAGACGATCACATAGTAGCTATTAGCCTCACGCTGCTGATGCCCTTTGTGGCCTACCTGCTGGCGGAGACCCTGGGTGTTTCCGGCGTTATTGCCGTGGTCACCGGCGCTATCATGGTATCCCTGGTCATGCCCAAAACAATACCCGAGCAAACCAAGGTGCAGTCGAAAGCCATTTGGGATATCATCATCTTTCTCCTGAACGGGCTGATATTTATCCTCATCGGCCTGGAATTTCCCTATGTGATCGAAAGCATAGATCATGAGGACATCCTGCCGCTGATCGGTTACAGTTTCCTGATCTGCCTCGTTACCCTCGTGATCCGCATGGGCCGGGTGTATCTGCAGCATATCGGCCTGCAGAACGCCTTTCGAAAAAAGAATACCCGGAAGAACAAAAGGGCGTTGCTGGACTGGAAGAACTGTCTCATTATCGGCTGGTCCGGCATGCGGGGCATCGTTTCCCTGGCTACCGCCCTGGCATTGCCGCATCGCCTGAGCGACGGCACGCCGTTCCCGGAAAGGCATACCATCATTTTCATTGCCATAGTGGTGGTACTGATCACGCTGGTGGTGCAGGGAATGGGTTTGCCTTTGCTGGTGAAGGCGCTCCGGCTGCATAAAACGGATCAGGGCTGA